AAAGGTTTAAAAGTACATGCTTGGATTATGGCAATGAACCGACCCGGAGATTCCGTAGCGCTCCAACATCCAGATTGGTATATGGTGAGTAGAGATGGAAAATCATGTTTTGATACGCGTCCTTATGTAGATTATTACCAGTGGCTATGCCCAACAAGAAATGAATCGAGAAACCATGTATTAAGTCTGGTTGAAGGTTTGGCTAAAGTTGATGGTATTGAAAGTGTACACTTAGATTATATTCGTTTCCCGGATATTTTTTTACCAATTGGCCTACTTCCAAAATATAATTTAGTTCAAGATTCTGAAATGGCCGAATACGATTTTTGCTATTGTGATACATGTATTAAGGCATTTGAAAAAATACACCATAAAAACCCTAAAGAGAGCAACAACACCGCCATCGATATGGAATGGAAAAACTTTAGGTTGAATGCTATAAAATCGGTAGTAGATGACGCTTATAAGATAGTGCATAGTCATAATAAAAAACTAACAGCGGCTGTGTTTCCTTATCCGGAAATGGCCGACCACATGGTGCGCCAACGTTGGGATAAATGGGATATAGACGAAGTTTACCCAATGATCTATCATGGTTTTTATAACGAAGAAATTGATTGGGTGGCATATGCTACACAACAAGGTGTGACAGATTTAGAATGCAAACAAACAAACGTAAATACGGGGGTTTATTTACCAGCATTCAAATCGGAAGATGAATTAAAACAAGCTATTTTATTGGCAAAAGAAAACGGTGCCAAAGGAGTAGCCTTTTATGATGGAACAGGATTGTCAGATGGTTATTTAAAAGTCATTAAGACTGTAAAAGCATCAATGGAATAGTTGTAAATTAAAAACTTTTAGTACGTGACAAAAATCCAAATATATTCAGATGTCAGTCTGAGCGCAGTCGAAGACATTGGAAACATTGCTTTTAATCACATTTCGCAAGCTGTGCTTTTATCTTCAAATAAAAATATATTTTCGTTTTCGATAGTACGCAATGTAATATTCTTCAATTTTTATCATGGACTAAATTAATAAGCATTAAACATGGAAAACAAACAATCGTATCGGTCATCGTTTATTTTACTCACTGTTTTATTTTTTCTATGGGGATTTATAACAGTATTGGTAGATTCTTTAATTCCCCGCCTACGGGAATTATTTACCTTAACATATTTTCAAGCAGGATTGGTACAATTTGCGTTTTTTGGAGCTTATTTTTTGCTCTCCATACCAGCAAGCTACATTCTTTCAAAGATAGGCTATAAAAAAGGGATTGTTCTAGGGCTATTAACCATGGCATTGGGTTGCTTGTTGTTTTATCCAGCGGCGTCCTATCGGGTTTTTGGTGTTTTTATGTTGGCTTATTTTATTTTGGCAGCAGGAATGACTGTTTTGCAAGTGGCAGCTAATCCGTTTGTTGCAGTGTTAGGTCCCGAAGAGGGTGCTTCAAGCCGTTTAAATCTGTCTCAGGCATTTAATTCTTTAGGAACTGCAATTGCCCCCGCCGTAGGCGCTCTTTTTATTTTAAGTGATGTCATAAAGAACAAAGATGAAATAGCCATTTTAGATAGTTATGCTAGAGAAACATATTTGGCATCCGAAGCCACCGCAGTACAAACACCTTTTTTAGGGTTAGCCATATTTATAGGCTTAATAGCGGTTGTTTTTTCGTTTTCAAAATTACCTAAAGTTATTACCGAAGCATCAACAGGAACTTATAGACAGGCTTTAAATAACAAAAAACTCATGCAAGGCGTATTGGGGATTTTTTTCTATGTTGGAGCTGAGGTAGCAATTGGCAGCTATTTGGTAAACTATTTTTTAGATATGAATCTGGTTTCTGTGATAAAAGACAACCAGATTATGAAGTTTATTGCAGAAGCCATTCTTAATTCTGGAATAGCAGAAAACGATAATAAAGCCATTGTAGGGGTATTTGTAACATTCTATTGGTCTGGAGCCATGATTGGGCGTTTTATAGGAGCGTACCTTACTAAAAGTATTAAGCCGGGAAAAGTGCTTGCTTTTTTTGCATTCATGGCTATTACACTCATTTTAGTATCTATTTATACAACTGGTTTGGTAAGTATGTGGAGCATTCTAGCAGTGGGGTTATTTAATTCCATTATGTTTCCTACCATATTTACATTAGCCATCGATGGTATAGGGGATTTAAAACCAAAAGCATCTGGTTTATTATGTACAGCAATTGTAGGTGGTGCACTGATTCCACCGTTTTTCGGATATTTATCAGACATCATCGAGTTCAAAAATGCCCTATTGTTTATTGTTGCTTGTTATACCTACATCGTGTGGTTTGGCTACAGAAACACGAAACGCCCATGAGAATGGCACACACACGAGGATGATTATTCGGAGCGTTCCATGTGACCATTGAAAAACAAATAAAATAATACAGATGAAACTTTATTCTTATGAAACGTAGAAATTTTATTGAGAAAATAGCTTTAAGTGGGATCGCTTTAAGTACTGTAACAGGATGTCATGAAGTCGTTAAGAAAGAAACAGATGGATTAACAGATTTAAAGACAAAGAAAAAACCTGTGGTTGTTTCGACATGGAACCATGGTTTACCTGCTAATGCCGAAACATGGAAACAATTAAAAGCAGGGAAATCAGCCTTAGATGCCATTGAAGCAGGAATGAAAATCCCTGAAGCCGATCCCAATATCCGCAGTGTAGGTTATGGTGGCTACCCCGACCGAGAAGGCAAGGTTACGCTGGATGCTTGTATTATGGATCATAACAGTAATTGTGGTTCGGTTTCTTTTTTAGAAGGGATTATGCATCCTATTTCAGTAGCTAAGAGAGTCTTGGAAAATACACCTCACGTGATGTTATCAGGTGAAGGCGCTTTACAATTTGCTCTATCGGAAGGTTTCAAAGTGCAAAATTTGTTAACGCCAGAATCGGAGAAAGATTGGAAAAAATGGCTCGAAGCCTCAAAATATAAACCCGTAATCAATATCGAAAATCATGACACGATTAGTATGCTCATGATTGATGATGACGGAAATCTTGCTGGCGGTTGTACCACAAGTGGCGCTGCCTGGAAAATGCACGGACGTGTTGGCGATTCGCCAATCATTGGTGCAGGCCTTTTTCTAGATAACGAAGTCGGTGCAGCCGCAGCAACAGGATTGGGAGAAGCGGTGATTCGAACTGCCGGAAGCGCCATGGTGGTCGAATTAATGCGTCAAGGAAAATCGCCATTCGAAGCCTGTAAAGAAATTACGGAGCGGATTTATAATAAACATAAAAACCACAAAGACATGGCATATTTGCAAGTGGGTTTTATTGCTCTGAATAAAAATGGTGAACATGCAGGTTATAGTTTACGCTCAGGTTTCAACTACGCCGTTTGTGATGATGAAAAGGGTAATAGGATGGAAGACGCACAGTTTAAAATGACTTGGGATAAGTAAGAGAATTAATTAATGACAAAAATCCTTTTCATAATTACGTTTATGTTTTCAGCAGTAGCTTCTAATGCTCAGGAGACTATTCCTTATTGGCAAAATGAAAAAATCAATGAGGAACATAGAGAACCCATGCATGCTGCTTATTTTGTTTATGAAAATGAAGTTTTGGCTGCAAAAAAGGATTGGAAACTTTCAAAAAACTATTTAGATATAAATGGATTGTGGAAGTTTAAATATGTTGCAAGTCCGAATGATTTACCCAACGGTTTCGAGAAAAGTGATTTTGATGATACCAAATGGGATGATTTTACAATCCCTGCCAACTGGGATGTAAACGGTTATGGATATCCCATTTATACGAACACAACCTATGATTTTGCTAAATATATTGCAGTAAATCCACCTCAAGTTCCTGAAAAATACAATCCGACAGGCGTGTATAGAAGAGAAGTTACAATAGATAAAAATTGGGAAGAAAAAGAAATTTTTCTGCACGTGGGAACAGCCAAATCCAATCTTATGGTTTGGGTAAATGGAACTTATGTTGGTTATGGTGAAGATGGCAAATTGCCACAGGAATTTAATATAAGCCACTATGTAAAAACAGGTCAAAACAGCATCACCTTAAAAGTAATGAAATGGAGTGATGGCTCGTATCTGGAATGTCAGGATTTTTGGCGCATGAGTGGCATTACAAGGGAAAGTTATCTGTATGCTCGAAATAAAGTGCATATAAAAGATATTGAAATCATTCCTGATTTAGATGCTTCTTATGTAAATGGCACTTTAAAAACTGCAGTAGAATTATCGGATTTACATAAAAAAGACAACCCTACCTTAGAAGTACAACTGAAGGATGGACCAACAATTTTGGAAACCAAAAGCTTAAAACTGGATGCATCCAAAAAGAAAGTCGCTTTTGATTTTGCGGTTAGTAATCCGAAAAAATGGAGTGCTGAAATCCCAAATCTATACCAAGTCAATTTTCTTTTGAAAGATAAAAAAGGAAATGTTCTTGAAGTCATTCCGCAAAATGCAGGTTTTAGAAAAGTAGAAATTAAAGGAGGTCAACTTTTGGTGAATGGTCAAGCCGTTTATATAAAAGGAGTCAATCGTCAGGAAACCGATCCAGTGACGGGACAAACCATTTCGAAGGAACGCATGGAAGAAGATATTAAGCTTCTTAAACAATACAATATCAATGCTGTCCGAATGTCTCATTACCCCAATGATGACTATTTTTATGAACTGTGCGATCAATATGGGATTTATTTAGTAGATGAAGCCAATTTAGAATCTCACGGCATGGGATATGAAACGGACAAAACTTTGGGAAACAAACCCAACTGGGAATTGGCACATTTACAACGTATTCAGAGAATGGTGGAACGGGATAAAAATCATCCGTCAATCATCATTTGGAGCATGGGAAATGAAGCCGGTAATGGCTATAATTTTTATCGCGCCTATTTGTGGTTGAAAGATAGAGACGCTTCAAGACCGATACAATACGAAAGGGCTTCTTTTGCCGGGTGGGATGGAAAAAGTATGAAGTTCGATTGGGATTCGGATATCATCAATCCGCAATACAGTGCTCCAACAGCCATGGAAGCATATATTCAAGCCAATCCAAATCCGGAGCGTCCTTATATTTTGAGTGAATACGCACATGCCATGGGAAACTCCATGGGTAATTTTAAAGACTATTGGAATGTGTTTCGGGCACACAAGAATTTTCAAGGTGGTTTTATTTGGGATATGATTGACCAATCCGTTTATAAAACAAGGGAAGACGGAACCAAGGTTTTTGCTTATGGAGGTGATTTTGGACCAAAAGATGTTCCGAGTGATAATAACTTTCTAAACAATGGTGTTTTTAATCCAGAGCGACAACCACATCCGCATGCTTTTGAAATGCGAAAAGTATATCAAAACATACTCACTTCTTGGGAAAATAAAGACACAGCAACAATAAAAGTGTTTAACGAATTTTTCTTCAA
This genomic window from Mariniflexile sp. TRM1-10 contains:
- a CDS encoding putative glycoside hydrolase, with translation MAKSYQNKTLKKLYRLLIFVLLVSVFSCVNKEANNTQIAENSTTGTNTSFKFGVWITADAKRSNNEYATEFERYKNGGIDEVLINTETDPKLLQRLVNVAKEKGLKVHAWIMAMNRPGDSVALQHPDWYMVSRDGKSCFDTRPYVDYYQWLCPTRNESRNHVLSLVEGLAKVDGIESVHLDYIRFPDIFLPIGLLPKYNLVQDSEMAEYDFCYCDTCIKAFEKIHHKNPKESNNTAIDMEWKNFRLNAIKSVVDDAYKIVHSHNKKLTAAVFPYPEMADHMVRQRWDKWDIDEVYPMIYHGFYNEEIDWVAYATQQGVTDLECKQTNVNTGVYLPAFKSEDELKQAILLAKENGAKGVAFYDGTGLSDGYLKVIKTVKASME
- a CDS encoding sugar MFS transporter, which codes for MENKQSYRSSFILLTVLFFLWGFITVLVDSLIPRLRELFTLTYFQAGLVQFAFFGAYFLLSIPASYILSKIGYKKGIVLGLLTMALGCLLFYPAASYRVFGVFMLAYFILAAGMTVLQVAANPFVAVLGPEEGASSRLNLSQAFNSLGTAIAPAVGALFILSDVIKNKDEIAILDSYARETYLASEATAVQTPFLGLAIFIGLIAVVFSFSKLPKVITEASTGTYRQALNNKKLMQGVLGIFFYVGAEVAIGSYLVNYFLDMNLVSVIKDNQIMKFIAEAILNSGIAENDNKAIVGVFVTFYWSGAMIGRFIGAYLTKSIKPGKVLAFFAFMAITLILVSIYTTGLVSMWSILAVGLFNSIMFPTIFTLAIDGIGDLKPKASGLLCTAIVGGALIPPFFGYLSDIIEFKNALLFIVACYTYIVWFGYRNTKRP
- a CDS encoding isoaspartyl peptidase/L-asparaginase family protein, translated to MKRRNFIEKIALSGIALSTVTGCHEVVKKETDGLTDLKTKKKPVVVSTWNHGLPANAETWKQLKAGKSALDAIEAGMKIPEADPNIRSVGYGGYPDREGKVTLDACIMDHNSNCGSVSFLEGIMHPISVAKRVLENTPHVMLSGEGALQFALSEGFKVQNLLTPESEKDWKKWLEASKYKPVINIENHDTISMLMIDDDGNLAGGCTTSGAAWKMHGRVGDSPIIGAGLFLDNEVGAAAATGLGEAVIRTAGSAMVVELMRQGKSPFEACKEITERIYNKHKNHKDMAYLQVGFIALNKNGEHAGYSLRSGFNYAVCDDEKGNRMEDAQFKMTWDK
- a CDS encoding glycoside hydrolase family 2 TIM barrel-domain containing protein; amino-acid sequence: MTKILFIITFMFSAVASNAQETIPYWQNEKINEEHREPMHAAYFVYENEVLAAKKDWKLSKNYLDINGLWKFKYVASPNDLPNGFEKSDFDDTKWDDFTIPANWDVNGYGYPIYTNTTYDFAKYIAVNPPQVPEKYNPTGVYRREVTIDKNWEEKEIFLHVGTAKSNLMVWVNGTYVGYGEDGKLPQEFNISHYVKTGQNSITLKVMKWSDGSYLECQDFWRMSGITRESYLYARNKVHIKDIEIIPDLDASYVNGTLKTAVELSDLHKKDNPTLEVQLKDGPTILETKSLKLDASKKKVAFDFAVSNPKKWSAEIPNLYQVNFLLKDKKGNVLEVIPQNAGFRKVEIKGGQLLVNGQAVYIKGVNRQETDPVTGQTISKERMEEDIKLLKQYNINAVRMSHYPNDDYFYELCDQYGIYLVDEANLESHGMGYETDKTLGNKPNWELAHLQRIQRMVERDKNHPSIIIWSMGNEAGNGYNFYRAYLWLKDRDASRPIQYERASFAGWDGKSMKFDWDSDIINPQYSAPTAMEAYIQANPNPERPYILSEYAHAMGNSMGNFKDYWNVFRAHKNFQGGFIWDMIDQSVYKTREDGTKVFAYGGDFGPKDVPSDNNFLNNGVFNPERQPHPHAFEMRKVYQNILTSWENKDTATIKVFNEFFFKDLSNVRLHWELVLDGVVDSKGNIETLDIDPQESKNYVLPISIKGKTFQEAFVNVSYQLKDAEPFLPKDFEIATEQLHYKGHWKNDIKVAGANKMLVEKTANSITFKSDETKITFDKKTGFISEYTFENQTILKEGYQWRPNFWRAPNDNDFGAGLQRQLLPWKEAMQNPILLSWNYQEAKDHTIVVKANYSLPQVSSELILQYEINSNGELSVQQQLNIDKTQEVPMLPRFGMEIVLPKAFNTLQYYGKGPRENYMDRNYSAPVGLYNQTVSEQYYPYIRPQETGNKTAIRWLNVSNDKIELYVQSNDLLSITALHLLTEDLDDGLEKNQRNAADIKERDLTSLKIDDKQMGVGGIDSWQSWPMEKYRLLDKTYQYQFKLTPSIKD